In Acidobacteriota bacterium, a genomic segment contains:
- a CDS encoding amidohydrolase, translating to MVAVVSAIGLQAQAARPPQAGSSGQQANAAEEATPPGRGAVSTPNDDPFPSRYRAPAAKPFAITNATILTAAGPAIPNGTIVVRDGRIAAVGASVAVPPDAEVIDAGGRFVTPGLIDSHSHLGVYAAPGVDAHQDGNEMVKPNTAEVWAEHSVWPQDPQFPRSLAGGVTTLQVLPGSANLFGGRGVVLKVVPGRAVQDMKFPGARYGLKMACGENPKRVYAQRGPSTRMGNVAGYRAAWIQAEQYRRKWDKWLADRKGEAPQRDLALETLSEVLRGNILVHNHCYRADEMMQMVDIAREFGYEIRSFHHAVEGYKIADLLAEGGISASVWADWGGFKMEALDGVKANAAILHAAGGRAIIHSDSPSGIQRLNQEAAKAMAAGNLAGVTITADDAIKWITANPAWSLGLDDRIGTLEVGKNADIVLWSGNPFSVYTRTERVWIDGALRYDRRAPESWWRTDFELGFVPTER from the coding sequence ATGGTGGCCGTCGTGTCGGCCATCGGACTGCAGGCGCAGGCCGCGCGGCCGCCTCAGGCCGGATCGTCCGGTCAGCAGGCGAACGCCGCGGAGGAGGCCACGCCCCCGGGTCGTGGCGCGGTGTCGACGCCCAACGACGACCCGTTTCCGAGCCGGTATCGCGCCCCGGCCGCAAAGCCCTTCGCCATCACCAACGCCACCATCCTGACCGCGGCTGGGCCCGCGATTCCCAACGGGACGATCGTGGTTCGTGACGGCAGGATCGCCGCCGTCGGCGCGTCGGTGGCCGTGCCTCCCGACGCCGAGGTCATCGATGCCGGCGGCCGGTTCGTCACGCCGGGACTGATCGACAGTCACTCCCATCTCGGGGTGTATGCGGCACCAGGCGTCGACGCGCACCAGGACGGCAACGAGATGGTGAAGCCCAATACCGCCGAGGTCTGGGCCGAACACTCGGTGTGGCCGCAGGATCCCCAGTTTCCGCGCAGCCTGGCGGGCGGCGTGACCACGCTCCAGGTGCTGCCCGGGTCGGCGAACCTCTTCGGCGGCCGCGGCGTCGTCCTCAAGGTCGTGCCTGGGCGTGCGGTGCAGGACATGAAGTTCCCCGGCGCCAGGTACGGCCTCAAGATGGCGTGTGGCGAGAACCCCAAGCGCGTCTACGCCCAGCGCGGGCCGTCCACGCGGATGGGCAACGTCGCGGGCTATCGAGCCGCGTGGATCCAGGCCGAGCAGTACCGCCGCAAGTGGGACAAGTGGCTGGCCGACCGGAAGGGTGAGGCCCCGCAACGCGACCTGGCGCTCGAGACGCTGTCCGAGGTGCTGCGAGGCAACATCCTCGTGCACAACCACTGCTACCGCGCCGACGAGATGATGCAGATGGTCGACATCGCCCGCGAGTTCGGCTACGAGATTCGCTCGTTCCATCACGCGGTCGAGGGCTACAAGATTGCCGACCTGCTCGCCGAGGGAGGCATCTCGGCGTCGGTGTGGGCCGACTGGGGCGGCTTCAAGATGGAGGCGCTCGACGGCGTCAAGGCCAACGCGGCCATCCTGCACGCGGCCGGCGGTCGCGCCATCATCCACTCCGACTCGCCCTCCGGCATCCAGCGGCTCAACCAGGAGGCCGCCAAGGCGATGGCGGCGGGGAACCTGGCGGGCGTCACCATCACGGCCGACGACGCCATCAAGTGGATCACCGCGAACCCGGCGTGGTCGCTGGGGCTCGACGACCGGATCGGCACGCTCGAGGTCGGCAAGAACGCCGACATCGTCCTGTGGTCGGGCAACCCCTTCAGCGTCTACACCCGCACCGAACGGGTCTGGATCGATGGCGCGCTCCGGTACGACCGCCGCGCGCCCGAGAGCTGGTGGCGCACCGACTTCGAGCTGGGCTTCGTGCCGACGGAGCGATGA
- a CDS encoding TonB-dependent receptor, producing MRKALVLAAAVAFLAPVTAWAQAGASLTGTVKDTSGATVPGATVSVRNMATGESRLAVAGDEGLYRVTNLPRGTYEVTAELPGFRTVTQSGVLLTVGDTVRLDFTLEVGGFGETITVASQARMINTEEGRISTLVDEKRVSELPLNGRNVFQLMELQPGAIGNPGNVVLGGTAGGDSAFMNGQRNRANNFLLDGTDNNDQFTAGRVAVNPNVDIVQEFRVSSNNVSAEFGRNSASVVNVVTKQGSNSLHGTAYEFMRNDKFDEKTVFAARKDPLTFNQFGGTLGGPIRRDKTFFFAGYEGLRVDRGVTLVRTVETPEFRQMVAALYPNSVANFLFQNFPSPAPTSNIRDIGRPVPGLANDSILNNPGLATNPNYVATSATQYRNALQATPDGIPDIGTANISIVEKTTTDQFNIRVDHELTGSIRLMSRYLQDDRIRDDLQAIVRPGFNQPIEEKGKNLTIGSTHVISNRTVNETRFGFVNRSRGLLANNAGVPNIGFDDGTISFGNFPTNPAVFTQKTFHWVNTVSMSRGNHNLKFGGEVRHVRDDSDFAVRRPGVAFANVLDFAMDEVRAITILGVNPSTNLIEPNVRNFRFWESGVFFQNDWKIRSNLTINLGIRHEWFGRPSEENGLLTNIILGPGNDIFEQVRTASVGRVDQVVPDDWNNFAPRVGFSWDPFENGRVAIRGGYGIAYERLFNNSITNIRFNPPDYAFTGATPVTTPSHAGKPIAYGPINPDGTRRNEPISITGPNTNIGVQQGLGLEGNIIGWNPAFGTSTQSLRVPDPNTKDAFTHGWFVGMQTELMGNVVFEANYLGNVGRNYGRLVDYNTVRGDLFDGRLDRLNPTFGGINYRAMLARSKYHGIQLQVNKRYTRGFSGQVSYTWGKAYDDGSDVQVGGLPVDARDLGLEWGPADFDVRHRVAINWLWAVPFMRDRPGLVGALLGGWQVNGVTALQSGFPFSVFTSLSYAAGGDYNGDGVNNDRPNQPSFGLKLPNNSQQAYRDGLFTAADFPRPDVLGDLPRNAYSGPGFASTDLSLFKDFRLPWRDARIQARVEAFNLFNRVNLQRPNGNMAQGTFGRSTQSFAAREIQLAAKLIF from the coding sequence ATGCGGAAGGCGTTGGTCTTGGCTGCCGCGGTGGCGTTCCTGGCCCCGGTCACGGCATGGGCGCAGGCGGGGGCGAGCCTTACCGGAACGGTGAAGGACACTTCGGGCGCCACGGTGCCGGGCGCGACGGTGTCGGTGCGGAACATGGCGACGGGCGAGTCGCGCCTGGCGGTGGCGGGCGACGAGGGGCTCTACCGCGTGACGAATCTGCCGCGCGGCACCTACGAGGTCACGGCCGAGCTGCCCGGGTTCCGCACGGTGACGCAGTCGGGCGTTCTGCTGACGGTGGGCGACACCGTCCGGCTCGACTTCACGCTCGAGGTCGGCGGCTTCGGTGAGACGATTACCGTCGCCTCGCAGGCGCGGATGATCAACACCGAGGAAGGCCGCATCTCGACGCTCGTCGACGAGAAGCGGGTGAGCGAGCTGCCGCTGAACGGCCGCAACGTCTTCCAGCTCATGGAACTGCAGCCCGGGGCCATCGGCAACCCGGGCAACGTCGTGCTCGGCGGCACCGCCGGCGGCGACTCGGCCTTCATGAACGGCCAGCGGAACCGCGCGAACAATTTCCTGCTCGACGGCACCGACAACAACGACCAGTTCACGGCCGGCCGCGTCGCGGTGAACCCCAACGTCGACATCGTCCAGGAATTCCGCGTGTCGTCGAACAACGTGTCGGCGGAGTTCGGCCGCAACAGCGCCTCGGTGGTCAACGTCGTCACCAAGCAGGGGAGCAACAGCCTGCACGGCACGGCCTACGAGTTCATGCGCAACGACAAGTTCGACGAGAAGACCGTGTTCGCGGCGCGGAAGGACCCGCTGACGTTCAACCAGTTCGGCGGCACGCTCGGCGGGCCGATTCGGCGCGACAAGACGTTCTTCTTCGCCGGCTACGAGGGCCTGCGCGTCGACCGGGGCGTGACGCTCGTCCGGACGGTCGAGACCCCCGAGTTCCGCCAGATGGTGGCGGCGCTCTACCCGAACTCGGTGGCGAACTTCCTCTTCCAGAACTTCCCGTCGCCGGCGCCGACGAGCAACATCCGCGACATCGGCCGGCCCGTGCCTGGCCTGGCCAACGACAGCATCCTCAACAACCCGGGCCTCGCCACGAACCCGAACTACGTCGCCACGAGCGCGACGCAGTACCGCAACGCGCTGCAGGCGACGCCCGACGGCATCCCCGACATCGGCACGGCCAACATCAGCATCGTCGAGAAGACCACGACCGACCAGTTCAACATCCGCGTGGATCACGAGCTGACCGGGTCCATTCGCCTGATGAGCCGCTACCTGCAGGACGACCGCATCCGCGACGACCTCCAGGCGATCGTGCGCCCGGGCTTCAACCAGCCCATCGAGGAGAAGGGCAAGAACCTGACCATCGGTTCGACGCACGTCATTTCGAACCGCACGGTCAACGAGACGCGGTTCGGTTTCGTCAACCGCAGCCGCGGACTGCTGGCGAACAACGCCGGTGTGCCGAACATCGGCTTCGACGATGGCACCATCTCGTTCGGGAACTTCCCGACGAATCCGGCGGTCTTCACGCAGAAGACGTTCCACTGGGTGAACACCGTGTCGATGTCGCGCGGCAACCACAACCTGAAGTTCGGCGGCGAGGTGCGGCACGTACGTGACGACTCCGACTTCGCGGTCAGGCGGCCTGGCGTGGCGTTTGCCAACGTGCTCGACTTCGCGATGGACGAGGTGCGGGCCATCACCATTCTCGGCGTCAACCCGTCGACGAACCTGATCGAGCCGAACGTCCGCAACTTCCGGTTCTGGGAGTCGGGGGTGTTCTTCCAGAACGACTGGAAGATCCGGTCGAACCTCACGATCAACCTCGGCATCCGCCACGAGTGGTTCGGCCGGCCGTCCGAGGAGAACGGTCTGCTGACGAACATCATCCTCGGGCCGGGCAACGACATCTTCGAGCAGGTGCGGACGGCCAGCGTCGGGCGGGTCGATCAGGTCGTGCCCGACGACTGGAACAACTTCGCGCCGCGCGTCGGCTTCTCGTGGGATCCGTTCGAGAACGGCCGAGTGGCGATACGCGGCGGCTACGGCATCGCGTACGAACGGCTGTTCAACAACTCGATCACGAACATCCGCTTCAATCCGCCCGACTACGCCTTCACCGGCGCGACGCCGGTGACCACGCCGAGCCACGCAGGTAAGCCCATTGCCTATGGCCCGATCAACCCCGACGGCACGCGCCGCAACGAGCCCATCTCCATCACGGGCCCGAACACCAACATCGGCGTGCAGCAGGGGCTGGGGCTCGAGGGCAACATCATCGGCTGGAACCCGGCCTTCGGCACCTCGACGCAGTCGCTGCGCGTTCCGGATCCGAACACGAAGGATGCCTTCACGCACGGCTGGTTCGTCGGCATGCAGACCGAGCTGATGGGCAACGTGGTGTTCGAGGCCAACTACCTCGGCAACGTCGGGCGCAACTACGGCCGCCTCGTCGACTACAACACGGTGCGCGGCGATTTGTTCGACGGCCGCCTCGACCGTCTCAACCCGACCTTCGGCGGCATCAACTACCGCGCGATGCTGGCCCGCAGCAAGTACCACGGCATCCAGCTCCAGGTGAACAAGCGCTATACGCGAGGCTTCTCGGGACAGGTGTCGTACACGTGGGGCAAGGCGTACGACGACGGCTCGGACGTGCAGGTTGGCGGCCTGCCGGTCGACGCGCGTGATCTCGGCCTCGAGTGGGGACCGGCCGACTTCGACGTGCGCCACCGCGTGGCCATCAACTGGCTGTGGGCGGTGCCGTTCATGCGCGATCGTCCGGGACTCGTCGGCGCGCTGCTCGGCGGGTGGCAGGTGAACGGCGTGACGGCGCTGCAGAGCGGCTTCCCCTTCAGCGTGTTCACGAGCCTCAGCTATGCGGCCGGCGGAGATTACAACGGCGACGGCGTCAACAACGATCGGCCGAACCAGCCGTCGTTCGGCCTGAAGCTGCCGAACAACAGCCAGCAGGCCTACCGTGACGGGTTGTTCACGGCAGCCGACTTCCCACGGCCCGACGTGCTCGGCGACCTGCCGCGCAACGCGTATAGCGGGCCCGGGTTCGCCAGCACCGACCTGTCGCTGTTCAAGGACTTCAGGCTGCCGTGGCGCGACGCCCGCATCCAGGCCCGCGTCGAGGCCTTCAACCTGTTCAACCGCGTGAACCTTCAGCGCCCGAACGGCAACATGGCCCAGGGCACGTTCGGGCGGTCGACCCAGTCGTTCGCCGCCAGGGAGATCCAGCTCGCGGCCAAGTTGATCTTCTAG
- a CDS encoding FemAB family PEP-CTERM system-associated protein: MRVERCTEARRSDWNLFVSASAAASFYHRFEWQEINRLCFGHSSCYLGVYDDQDVLTGIFPVVHVKSRLFGDLACSMPFVNYGGPCATSDEAEHRLLDEARRVAEEWDVEFLEIRSRHHLGPEFPTSEHKVSMTVELDRDADLLWRGFKTDHRRDIRRGYKRGFVARFGQADLLDDFYAVLAEAWRDMGTPIYRKRYLQAVVAAFPAHARLCVVYDGREPAAASFQAYHGDTAEGLWLGTRARYRDQFAGYVLYWEILKDAAGHGCRRFHLGRSTVQSGGEAFKRKWNAIPHQLYWQYVLRRRPDMPRINVTNPKYQWAMWAWRHLPVALTTRVGPSIAGGIP; this comes from the coding sequence ATGCGGGTCGAACGCTGTACCGAGGCGCGCCGGTCCGACTGGAACCTGTTCGTCTCGGCCTCGGCCGCGGCGAGCTTCTACCACCGCTTCGAGTGGCAGGAAATCAACCGCCTGTGTTTTGGCCACTCGTCCTGCTACCTAGGTGTTTACGACGACCAGGACGTCCTCACTGGGATCTTCCCCGTCGTGCACGTGAAGAGCCGGCTCTTCGGCGACCTCGCCTGCTCGATGCCCTTCGTCAACTACGGCGGGCCCTGTGCGACCTCCGACGAGGCCGAACATCGGCTGCTCGACGAAGCGCGACGCGTGGCCGAGGAATGGGACGTCGAGTTTCTCGAGATCCGCAGCCGGCACCATCTCGGTCCGGAGTTTCCCACCTCGGAGCACAAGGTGAGCATGACGGTGGAGCTCGACCGCGACGCCGATCTGCTGTGGCGCGGCTTCAAGACCGATCACCGTCGCGACATTCGCCGAGGCTACAAGCGAGGCTTCGTGGCCAGGTTCGGACAGGCCGATCTCCTCGACGATTTCTACGCGGTGCTTGCCGAAGCGTGGCGCGACATGGGCACGCCCATCTATCGCAAGCGCTACCTGCAGGCCGTCGTCGCGGCGTTCCCCGCGCACGCCCGTCTCTGTGTCGTCTACGACGGCCGCGAGCCGGCGGCCGCCTCGTTCCAGGCCTACCACGGTGACACGGCCGAGGGGTTGTGGCTCGGCACGCGTGCCCGGTACCGCGACCAGTTCGCCGGCTACGTGCTCTACTGGGAAATCCTCAAGGACGCCGCCGGGCACGGGTGCCGCCGATTCCATCTCGGGCGGTCGACCGTGCAGTCGGGCGGCGAAGCGTTCAAGCGGAAGTGGAACGCGATACCCCACCAGCTCTACTGGCAGTACGTGCTCAGGCGTCGTCCGGACATGCCTCGAATCAACGTGACCAACCCCAAGTACCAATGGGCGATGTGGGCGTGGCGGCATCTCCCGGTCGCGCTGACGACGCGAGTCGGTCCGTCCATCGCGGGCGGCATCCCGTGA
- a CDS encoding glycosyl hydrolase — MPSIRSLVFVLAALLSAPLVAVAQSGEAVLRGVGEGGFSWRHIGPASFGGRIDDVDVAPGDTSTIFVATASGGLFKTVNHGVTWKAVFDEAGGSLSIGDVTIAPSDRNIVWVGTGEPNNRQSSSWGDGVYKSVDGGETWRHMGLAETHHIGRIAIDPRNPDVVYVAALGRLWGANEQRGLFKTTDGGQTWEKVLYVDPDTGVVDVALGADGRTLFAAAYQRRRRAWGFVGGGPGSGLYRSQDAGATWEKLAGGLPSGNVGRIGVEISRSHPHIVYATYQHKDGGVFRSEDRGRTWARVNELNPRPMYYSKIRIDPRNPQKVWVLGTLLHLSEDGGRTFRTEGTGELIHVDHHALWINPDNPEHMVLGNDGGLYFSYDGSRHWHFVDNLPIGQYYDIGVDTREPYWIYGGTQDNGTWGIPSRTASALGITNADVVNIAYGDGFYTEVDPADHRVIYANSQNGRAYLVDLDTREERGIRPVPGDPKERYRFNWSTPLLVSPHDSKVVYYGGNKLFRTSNQGQTWEEASPDLTRNLDWKTLPIMGAERNADTLSRDDGVADYGTITTIAESPLQAGVLYVGTDDGNVQVSRDGGATWQDVTSRFKLPGPRWVSRVIASRHDTGTAYVSFDGHQDDDFAPYVFKTTDFGATWANVSGDLPTGMVVNALAEHWRSPRLLFAGTEFGLFVSTTGGTRWTRAPGSLPRVPIDDIVVEERYNDLVLGTHGRSIIVLDDVTPLEHLEEAARGDAHLFPIAAATQYYEQRLLPVPGAAKFSGPNPAAGALITYFLKDPPPARDDSDAKPPTVTLRIRDASGTTIRELHGEDRQGTTRIAWDLRYPLPERADTSEGWFGPTKGPWVMPGDYTVTLVARGREMSQTVTVKADPAARTSRAVLTARHAAATAANELLRAFDDAARAMQAVDRDVKAFEALMKDGKDVPSEVQEALAAVKKTHEGLKERFTPGGFGGPRFQITDLKGQLQASSREPTDAQLRTIDRLTADITEGIALLNGFTSGELPALQRMARERGVAPAGVEPVRPPARAGSLAEPPR, encoded by the coding sequence TTGCCATCGATCCGATCGCTCGTGTTCGTTCTGGCGGCCCTGCTGTCGGCGCCGCTCGTTGCGGTGGCCCAGTCCGGCGAGGCCGTGCTCCGCGGCGTTGGCGAAGGGGGCTTCTCGTGGCGCCACATCGGGCCCGCGTCGTTCGGCGGTCGCATCGACGACGTCGATGTGGCGCCAGGCGACACCTCCACGATCTTCGTGGCCACCGCGTCGGGCGGGCTCTTCAAGACCGTGAACCACGGCGTCACGTGGAAGGCGGTCTTCGACGAGGCGGGCGGATCGCTCTCGATTGGCGATGTCACCATCGCACCGTCCGACCGCAACATCGTGTGGGTCGGCACGGGCGAGCCCAACAACCGACAGAGCTCGTCGTGGGGCGACGGCGTCTACAAGTCGGTCGACGGCGGTGAGACCTGGCGGCACATGGGGCTCGCCGAAACCCATCACATCGGCCGCATCGCGATCGACCCGCGCAACCCCGACGTCGTCTACGTCGCCGCGCTAGGACGACTGTGGGGCGCCAACGAGCAGCGCGGGCTGTTCAAGACGACCGACGGCGGCCAGACGTGGGAGAAGGTGCTCTACGTCGATCCCGACACCGGCGTGGTCGACGTCGCGCTCGGCGCCGACGGCCGGACGCTCTTCGCGGCCGCGTATCAGCGCCGCCGCAGGGCGTGGGGCTTCGTCGGCGGCGGCCCGGGCAGCGGGTTGTACCGGTCGCAGGACGCCGGCGCGACGTGGGAGAAGCTCGCCGGCGGGCTGCCGTCCGGCAACGTGGGCCGCATCGGCGTCGAGATCTCCCGCAGCCACCCGCACATCGTGTACGCCACGTATCAGCACAAGGATGGCGGCGTGTTCCGGTCTGAAGACCGCGGCCGTACCTGGGCGCGCGTGAACGAGCTGAACCCCCGGCCGATGTACTACAGCAAGATCCGCATCGATCCGCGGAATCCTCAGAAGGTGTGGGTGCTCGGCACGCTGCTGCACCTCTCCGAGGACGGTGGACGGACGTTCCGCACCGAGGGGACCGGCGAGCTCATTCACGTCGACCATCACGCGCTCTGGATCAACCCGGACAACCCCGAGCACATGGTGCTCGGCAACGACGGCGGGCTGTATTTCTCGTACGACGGCAGCCGGCACTGGCACTTCGTCGACAACCTGCCGATCGGTCAGTATTACGACATCGGCGTCGACACCCGCGAGCCCTACTGGATCTACGGCGGCACGCAGGACAACGGCACGTGGGGCATTCCAAGCCGCACGGCGAGCGCGCTCGGCATCACGAACGCCGACGTGGTCAACATCGCGTACGGCGACGGGTTCTACACCGAGGTCGACCCCGCCGACCACCGCGTGATCTACGCGAACTCGCAGAACGGCCGCGCCTACCTCGTCGATCTCGACACGCGCGAGGAGCGGGGGATCCGTCCGGTCCCGGGCGACCCGAAGGAGCGCTATCGTTTCAACTGGAGCACGCCGCTGCTCGTCTCGCCCCACGACTCGAAGGTCGTCTACTACGGCGGGAACAAGCTGTTCCGCACGTCCAACCAGGGACAGACCTGGGAAGAGGCCAGCCCCGATCTCACCAGGAACCTGGACTGGAAGACGCTGCCGATCATGGGGGCCGAGCGCAACGCCGACACGCTCTCCAGAGACGATGGCGTCGCCGACTACGGCACGATCACGACGATCGCGGAATCTCCCCTTCAGGCAGGGGTGCTCTACGTCGGCACCGACGACGGCAACGTGCAGGTCTCCCGCGACGGCGGCGCGACCTGGCAGGACGTCACGAGCCGCTTCAAGCTGCCGGGGCCGCGGTGGGTGAGCCGCGTCATCGCGTCGCGCCACGACACGGGCACGGCCTACGTCTCGTTCGATGGCCACCAGGACGACGATTTCGCGCCCTACGTGTTCAAGACGACCGACTTCGGGGCGACCTGGGCGAACGTCTCCGGCGACCTGCCGACCGGCATGGTCGTCAACGCGCTCGCCGAGCACTGGCGCAGCCCGCGACTCCTCTTCGCCGGCACCGAGTTCGGCCTCTTCGTGTCGACCACTGGTGGCACCCGATGGACGCGCGCGCCAGGAAGCCTGCCGCGCGTTCCCATCGACGACATCGTCGTCGAAGAGCGGTACAACGACCTCGTGCTCGGCACGCACGGGCGCAGCATCATCGTGCTCGACGACGTCACGCCGCTCGAGCACCTCGAGGAAGCCGCCCGCGGCGATGCCCATCTCTTCCCGATTGCCGCTGCGACGCAGTACTACGAGCAGCGGCTGCTGCCCGTGCCGGGGGCGGCGAAATTCTCCGGCCCCAATCCCGCCGCCGGCGCGCTCATCACCTACTTCCTGAAGGACCCGCCGCCCGCACGAGACGATTCGGACGCCAAGCCCCCGACGGTCACGCTGCGCATCCGCGACGCCAGCGGTACGACCATCCGCGAGCTGCACGGGGAGGACCGCCAGGGGACCACGCGCATCGCGTGGGATCTCAGGTATCCGCTGCCCGAGCGGGCCGATACCAGCGAGGGATGGTTCGGCCCGACGAAGGGGCCGTGGGTGATGCCGGGCGACTACACCGTCACGCTCGTGGCCCGCGGTCGCGAGATGTCGCAGACGGTGACCGTGAAGGCCGACCCGGCCGCTCGGACGTCACGGGCGGTGCTCACCGCGCGCCATGCGGCCGCGACGGCCGCCAACGAGCTGCTCCGGGCGTTCGACGACGCGGCGCGGGCCATGCAGGCCGTAGACCGTGACGTGAAGGCGTTCGAAGCCCTGATGAAAGACGGAAAGGACGTGCCGTCGGAGGTGCAGGAGGCGCTGGCTGCGGTGAAGAAGACCCACGAAGGCCTGAAGGAGCGCTTCACGCCCGGTGGCTTCGGCGGGCCGAGGTTCCAGATCACCGACCTCAAGGGGCAGCTGCAGGCGTCGTCGCGTGAGCCCACCGACGCGCAGTTACGCACGATCGATCGGCTGACCGCCGACATCACCGAGGGTATTGCCTTGCTCAACGGATTCACGTCGGGCGAGCTGCCCGCGCTCCAGCGGATGGCGCGGGAACGTGGTGTGGCGCCAGCGGGTGTCGAGCCGGTGCGTCCACCCGCCCGCGCGGGGTCGTTGGCGGAGCCGCCGCGATGA
- a CDS encoding amidohydrolase family protein — MRRVLMSWSVPAALVLALATPATAQTLAITGGRVFPVSGPPIDNATVVVVDGKITAVGAGVVAPAGARTIDARGKWVTPGLINAATRLGLVEVGAVSSTNDATARGDRAVAAAFRSWEGLNLASVLWAPAAAEGVTSVVSMPGGRFISGQAAVVDTGGASVAPRLRRAPAAMMANLGTPSAADAQARGELLLRFRELLDDGRDYASRKADFEKAATREYVAGRLHLEALQPVIAADLLLIVAADKASDIENALELAREHQLRIAILGGAEAWQVADRLAAARVPVLTTGLDNIPTGFDALGARQENAARLAKAGVPLVVIGDAGDTFNVRNIRQHAGNAVAYGLSWDEALRAVTLAPAEVFGVDQSVGAIAVGRDANLVVWDGDPFEFATRAEHVLIRGVEVDGPSRQDLLTDRYKRPGGR; from the coding sequence ATGAGACGTGTCCTGATGTCCTGGAGTGTTCCCGCGGCGCTCGTGCTCGCCCTCGCGACACCGGCGACCGCACAGACCCTCGCCATCACCGGCGGGCGCGTGTTCCCCGTCTCGGGGCCGCCAATCGACAACGCCACGGTCGTGGTGGTCGACGGGAAGATCACGGCCGTCGGGGCCGGCGTCGTCGCGCCGGCCGGCGCGCGGACGATTGACGCGCGGGGCAAGTGGGTCACGCCCGGCCTGATCAACGCGGCCACGCGGCTCGGCCTCGTGGAAGTCGGCGCGGTGTCGTCGACCAACGACGCCACGGCGCGGGGCGACCGCGCGGTGGCCGCCGCGTTCCGGTCGTGGGAGGGGCTCAACCTCGCCTCGGTGTTGTGGGCCCCGGCGGCCGCCGAGGGCGTGACGTCGGTCGTGTCGATGCCCGGAGGACGCTTCATTTCCGGGCAGGCCGCCGTCGTCGACACCGGGGGGGCGTCGGTGGCCCCGCGCCTGAGGCGCGCGCCCGCGGCGATGATGGCCAACCTCGGCACGCCGTCGGCGGCCGACGCGCAGGCCCGGGGCGAGCTGCTCCTGCGCTTCCGGGAGCTGCTCGACGATGGGCGCGACTACGCGTCCCGCAAGGCGGACTTCGAGAAGGCCGCGACGAGGGAGTACGTGGCGGGCCGGCTGCACCTCGAGGCGCTGCAGCCCGTGATCGCGGCCGACCTGCTGCTCATCGTCGCGGCCGACAAGGCGAGCGACATCGAGAACGCGCTCGAGCTGGCGCGCGAACACCAGTTGCGCATCGCGATTCTCGGTGGCGCCGAAGCGTGGCAGGTGGCCGATCGGCTGGCGGCCGCGCGCGTGCCCGTGCTGACGACCGGGCTCGACAACATCCCGACCGGATTCGACGCGCTCGGCGCCCGCCAGGAAAACGCCGCCCGGCTCGCGAAGGCGGGCGTGCCGCTCGTTGTCATCGGCGATGCCGGCGACACGTTCAACGTGCGCAACATCCGGCAGCACGCCGGCAACGCCGTGGCCTACGGCCTGTCGTGGGACGAGGCCCTGCGCGCGGTGACCCTCGCGCCGGCCGAGGTGTTCGGCGTCGACCAGTCGGTGGGCGCGATCGCGGTCGGCAGGGACGCCAACCTCGTGGTGTGGGATGGCGACCCCTTCGAGTTCGCCACGCGTGCCGAGCACGTGCTGATTCGCGGCGTCGAGGTCGATGGACCCTCGCGCCAGGACCTGCTGACCGACCGGTACAAGCGCCCGGGCGGGCGGTGA